The Micromonospora siamensis genome contains the following window.
GAGACCACGATGAACCCGGCCACCCGTACCCTGCGCCAGGTGACCCTGGACGACGCGGCAACCGCCGACGAGCTGTTCAGCGTGCTGATGGGTGAGGACGTCGAGGCGCGCCGGTCGTTCATCCAGCGCAACGCCAAGGACGTGCGGTTCCTCGACATCTGACGGAGCGGCGGGCCGACCGCGATCCACCGGTCGGCTCGCCGGTCCACAGAGTTATCCACAACTTGGCCGGTTTCCACAGCGGTTATCCACAGCACGAAACCGACTCTGAGTCTGATAAGGGTTAACAGTGACGGATCTTCCCGAGTCCACCCCGAACGAGCCGGAGACCCCGGAGACACCGGCCGCGGTCGTCGCGCAGCACGACCGGATCGAGCCGGTCGGCCTCGAGGTCGAGATGCAGCGCTCCTACCTCGACTACGCGATGAGCGTCATCGTCGGGCGGGCGCTGCCGGACGTCCGGGACGGGCTCAAGCCGGTCCACCGCAAGATCCTGTACGCCATGTTCGACTCGGGCTACCGGCCGGACCGCGGCTACGTGAAGTGCTCCCGCGTCGTCGGTGACGTGATGGGTCAGTTCCACCCGCACGGCGACTCGGCGATCTACGACGCGCTGGTCCGGATGGCGCAGCCGTGGTCGCTGCGGTACCCGCTGGTGGACGGCAACGGCAACTTCGGTTCGCCCGGGAATGACCCGGCTGCGGCAATGAGATACTGTATTACGGCAGATGTCCGGATTCGTACCGCTGAGGGCAGCGTACGGGTCGGCGACGTCGTGCCGGGTGCCGCGCCGAGCAGCGAGACGGACGTCGAGCTCAAGGTCCGCGACCGCAACGGCGACCTGGTCCGCGCCTCCAAGTTCTTCCACTCCGGCGAGCACCCGACGCTGCGGCTGCGCACCCGCGAGGGGTACGAGCTGACCGGCACGCACAACCACCCGGTGCTCTGCCTGGTGGACGTGGCCGGCGTGCCGACCCTGTTGTGGAAGCTGCTCGCCGAGATCTCCCCGGGCGACCGGGTGGTCCTCCAGCGCACGGTGCCGGACGAGATCGGCTACCCGATGCTGGAGCACGTCGAGGCGGCCGTCCTGGCCGGGGCGCTCGTCAGCGAGGGCTGGATCTCGGACCAGTGGGTCGAGTTCGCCAACGCCGACCAGGAATTCTTCACACGGGTTGTCGCAGCCTTCGACCTTGCCGTCGGGGGCAAGCGCTGGTTCGGTGAAGAGAATCTTCCCTCCGGCAAGACCCTGTATCGCGTTCGCGCCAGTATTCGGCAGCTCGCATCTACCGCCCTGGGTGAGCTGGTCGGGGCGCGCAGCGCCGCCAAGTTCGTACCCGAGTTCGTCTGGCGTGGTCCGGCGGCCGTCAAGCGGGCCTTCCTCCAGGCGCTCTTCGAGGGTGACGGCTCGTCCTCGCTGCTGCCGCGCCACACCATCCAGGTCTCGTACTCGACCCGCAGCGAGCGGCTGGCCCGCGAGGTCCAGCAGTTGCTGCTGGAGTTCGGTGTCGTCAGCAAGCAGTGCCGGTACGACGACGGCGAGACCAAGGTCGTGGTGACCAACCGACGTGATGCCCGGATCTTCGCCGCCCACGTCGGCTTCCTCGGTCGCAAGCAGGCCAAGCTGGAGTCGGAGCTGGCCGAGGTGCCGGCGACCAGCCGGGCACTGGCCGGCGACTTCGTGCCGTTCGTCGGTGACTTCCTTCGTGAGCACGGCGCGACGCGGTGGACCGAGCGGGACTGGCTGCGTCGGCACAACGTCGACCGGATCGAGCGCTGGGAGCGGGACCGCGACGAGATCGCGGCCCGGATCACCGAGCCGGGGATCCTCGACGTCGTTGAGCCCCTGGTCGACGGCCGCTTCTACTACGCCGAGGTGACCGAGATCACCGACGCCGGCGTGCAGCCGGTCTACAGCATCCGGGTGGACACCGACGACCACTCGTTCGTCTCCGACGGGTTCGTCAGCCACAACACCGAGTGCAAGCTCGACCCGCTGGCGATGGAGATGTTGCGGGACATCGACGAGGACACCGTCGACCTGCAGGACAACTACGACGGCCGGGCCAAGGAGCCCACCATCCTGCCGTCCCGGATCCCGAACCTGCTGATCAACGGCTCCGAGGGCATCGCGGTCGGGATGGCCACCAAGATCCCGCCGCACAACCTGCGCGAGATCGGCGCGGCGGTGCAGTGGTGCCTGGAGAACCCGGAGGTCGACGAGGCCACCACGCTCGAGGCGCTGCTGGAGATCGTCAAGGGCCCGGACTTCCCCACCCATGGCCTGATCGTCGGGCAGCAGGCCATCCAGGACGCGTACCGCACGGGGCGGGGCTCGATCCGGATGCGCGCCGTGGTCGAGGTCGAGGAGGACAAGCGGGGCCGGCCGGCGCTGGTGGTCAGCGAGCTGCCGTACCAGGTCAACCCGGACAACCTCGCCGAGCGGATCGCCGAGCTGATCAAGGAGGGCAAGCTCGCCGGCATCGCCGACATCCGGGACGAGTCGTCCGGGCGTACCGGCATGCGGATCGTGCTCGTCCTGAAGCGGGACGCGGTCGCCAAGGTGGTGCTCAACAACCTCTACAAGCACACCCAGCTCCAGGAGACCTTCGGCGCCAACATGCTGGCGCTGGTCGACGGGGTGCCGCGGACGCTCAACCTGGCCCAGTTCATCCGCTACTACGTCGAGCACCAGATCGAGGTGATCCGGCGGCGGACGGCGTTCCGGCTGCGCAAGGCCGAGGAGCGGGCGCACATCCTGCGCGGTCTGTCCAAGGCGCTGGACGCCCTCGACGAGGTGATCGCCCTGATCCGGCGCTCGCCCACCGTCGAGGACGCCCGGCAGGGCCTGATCCGGCTGCTGGAGATCGACGAGATCCAGGCGACCGCGATCCTGGACATGCAGCTGCGCCGGCTGGCGGCCCTGGAGCGGCAGCGCATCCTGGACGACCTGGCCAAGCTGGAGCTGGAGATCGCCGACCTCAAGGACATCCTGGCCAAGCCGGAGCGGCAGCGGCAGATCGTCTCGGAGGAGCTCGGCGAGATCGTCGCGAAGTGGGGCGACGAGCGGCGTACGAAGATCGTGCCGTTCGACGGCGAGGTCTCCATGGAAGACCTGATCGCCCGCGAGGACGTGGTCGTCACGATCACCCGCACCGGGTACGCCAAGCGGACCAAGGTGGATCTCTACCGCTCGCAGCGGCGCGGCGGCAAGGGCGTCAGCGGGGCGACGCTGCGGCAGGACGACATCGTCAGCCACTTCTTCGTATGCTCCACCCACGACTGGATCCTGTTCTTCACGAACAAGGGCCGGGTGTACCGGGCCAAGGCGTACGAGCTTCCCGAAGCCAGTAGGGTGGCCAAGGGCCAGCACGTGGCCAACCTGCTCGCCTTCCAACCGGACGAGCAGATCGCTCAGATCATCGAAATCCCGAACTACCAGGTGGCGCCCTACCTGGTACTCGCCACGAAGAACGGCCTGGTGAAGAAGACGCGGCTCGAGGAGTTCGACTCCAACCGTTCCGGCGGCGTCATCGCGATCAACCTGCGCGATGAGGACGAGCTGGTCGGTGCCGTCCTCGTGGGCCCGGAGGAGGATCTGCTGCTGGTCTCCAAGAACGCGCAGGCGATCCGCTTCAACGCCACCGACGAGGCGCTGCGGCCGATGGGCCGGGCCACGTCGGGTGTGATCGGCATGCGGTTCAGCGAGGAGGACGAGCTGCTCGCGGTCGAGGTCGTGCGCGAGGGCCTGGACGTCCTGGTCGCGACGAACGGCGGGTACGCGAAACGTACCCCGATCGAGGAATACCCGGTCCAGGGCCGGGGAGGTAAGGGCGTGCTGACTGCGAAGATCACCGAGCGGCGGGGTGGTCTGGTCGGTGCTGTGGTGATCGACCCGGACGACGAGCTCTTCGCGATCACCAGCAACGGTGGTGTCATCCGGACTCCGGTGAAGCCTGTACGCCGTACGCGTGACCGGAACACAATGGGGGTCAAGCTGATGGACCTCCCGGACGGCGTGACTATCGTGGCGATTGCTCGCAATGCCGACGAGCCTGACGAACAGGACTAGTTGATGACGGAGACACAGGCGAAGTCGGGGAACAAGGGGACCTCGGCCAACGCGGTCGACGAGGAGTCCGCCAACGGCGGCACATCGGCGACCGGTCGGGCGGCCGTCGGCCGTGCCACCGTCCCCGGCGACGCGCCTGCCCCGAAGTTCACCCGCGCCCCGGGCATGGCACCGCCCCCGGACAAGCCCGGGGAGGATTCGGGGTCCAGCGAGGAGACCGAGATCGCCCCGGCGGTCGAGGCGACCTCCGCCGCGAACCCGCCGGCCGCCGCCGACCGCACGCCCAGCGCCACCCAGCCGATCAAGGTCGGCGCCGGGCAGGCCGCCGCCAAGTCGACCACCGCCAACGGCACCCAGCCGAGGGCGGGGACGACCGGCACCCAGGCCCGGGTCTCGTCGGCGAAGGCGCAGCAGGACGCCCCCCGGCCCGGCGGCGGCCGCCCCGCCAACGGCGGGGGCCTCCCGCCGGGCGTGGGCGCCAGCGCCGTCGGGGCGGCCCGGGTGGGTGACGCGGTACGCGCCGCGCGTACCTCGGTCACCTCGGCCGCGTCCCGCGGGCCGCGCCGGGCCCGGCTGAACCTCAAGCGGATCGACCCGTGGTCGGTGATGAAGTTCGCCTTCGCCGTCTCCGTGGTGCTCTTCATCGTGGTGGTCGTGGCCACCTCGGTGCTCTACCTCGCGCTGGACGCGATGGGCGTGTTCAAGAGCGTCAACGACAGCCTGACCGACCTGGTCAACGCCGGCGGCGGGGAGAGCACCAGCGGGTTCCGGATCACCGCGAAGGGCGTCATCCTCAGCTCGGCCCTGATCGGCCTGGTCAACGTGGTGCTCTTCACCGCGCTGGCCACCCTCGGGGCGTTCGTCTACAACGTCTGCGCCGACCTGGTCGGCGGCATCGAGCTGACGCTCGCCGAGCGCGACTGACGATCGGACCGGGAACGCCGGGACACCGCAGACGCGGTGTCCCGGCGTCCCCGCGTCTACGGGCCCTGGGCGGTCCCGGACGCGGGGAGGCTGGGTCGTTCCCGGTACCTGGGGCCCTCCTGGGCCGCAGATGGCCCGGGGTGTGGCGGTCGCGCCTTTCCCGGGCCCTGGATGGCCCGGGATGACCGCGAGCCGCGCCGCGCGGGGCGTCGGGGTCGGAAAGGGGTCGCTCCCGGCGCAGGGCGGCGGGTACGGTCGGGAGAGCGCACGGGCGCCACGGCGGACCCCGATTTGGGGGCGGCTGCGGCGATGGGTTAACCTTGCTCGTCGCTACGCGGGGCTATAGCTCAGTCGGTTAGAGCGCAGAGCTGATAACTCTGAGGTCGCTGGTTCGATTCCAGCTAGCCCCACCGCACGTCCTTCCCGACGGCAGTCGAGCGCGAGGGGTCGCCCCATGTTCAAGAAGCTTCTGTTCCTGGTCGGCATCGTCGGCGTGGCTGCGGTGGTGGCTCGGAAGGTCAAGGCTTCCAACGACGAGCGCGCCCTCTGGCACGAGGCGACCACCGCGCCCGACCTGCGCTGACGGTCCGCTCGTCCACTGCCAGCACGCGCGGCGCCTGCCGTACGCGGGGCCCTAGCTCAACTGGCAGAGCACTGCCTTTGCAAGGCAGGGGTTAGGGGTTCGAGTCCCCTGGGCTCCACCAGCACAAACACCGGTTGATCTCGGTCCCGAGTACAGCCATTCGTACAGCCAAGCGGTCACGCCGTCCCCTCCTCGCCCAGCACCCGATCGATGGCCGAGGCAGCCTGACGAGCCCGTGCCGGCAGGACGTGCCCGTAGGTGTCGGCGGTCATCCGGATTGTGGAGTGCCCGAGCAGCTCCATCACCGTCCGCAGCTCCTCGCCCTGGTCGAGCAGGAACGTGGCGAAGGCGTGCCGCAGGTCGTGCAGGTGCAGCCAGTCCAGGCCGGCCGCCGCGCGGAGCTGGTCGAAGCGCCGGTTGACGTTCCGCGGCTCCATCGCGGTGCCGATGGTGCTGGCAAAGACCAGGCCCAGATCCGACCACAGCTCCCCGGCCGCGAGCCGTTCCTTGGCCTGGCGCACCCGTTGCGACTCCAACGCCCGCACCGCCAGGGACGACAGCGGCAGCGGACGGCTCGACCGGTGCGTCTTCGGTGGCACGAACTCCAGTCCGCGATCTGTTCGCTGGAGCGTCTGCCGAACGAACAGCGCCTTCCCCGGCAGGTCGACATCCGACCATCGCAGGCCCAACAGCTCAGCCCGCCGCAGCCCGGTTGCCAGCGCCAGCACGAACAGCGATTCCAGCCGGTCCCCGGTCAGCGCCGACAGCAGCGTCTTGGCTTCCTCGGGCGTCAGGGCACGTCGCTCGGTTCGGCCGAGGGCCGGCGGCTTGGCGGCCTTGGCGACGTTGCGCGGCACCAGGTCCATCCGCTCAGCGTCGGCCAGGGCGACCCGCAGCACGGCGTGCACCTTGATGATGCTGGCCGGCGCGAGCTTGCCCCGCAGACCGGTGAGGAACCGCTGCACGTCCCGAGGAGTCAGCCGGTCGAGCTTCACCCGCCCGAGGCCGGGCACCAGGTGCTTGCTCACGGCCAGGCGGTAACGCGTCAGCGTTGACGGCCGGGTGCCATCGTGCGCCTTCACGTCCCGCAGCCACTCGTTCAACCAGGCTTCCAGCGTCCGAGGCTGCGCGGTGAGGTCGACGCCGAGTTGGAGTTGGCGCCGCAGCTCGTCCCGCTTCCGGACTGCCTCAGCCTCGCTCTTGGCGTAGACGTACTTTCGCTTCCGCTTCCCGTCGATCCAGCCGAGGTCGACCACAGCAGCCCACACGCCCGGCCGCTGCTCGTACACCGAGCCCTCACCGTGAGCCCGACGCCGCCGGCCGGTCATGCCGCGAACTCCTCATCAGCCGACAGGAACTCATCAATCGCCGCCAGCGGGATCAGGCGAGCGCGACCGGCCTTGATCGAACGGAGCCGGCCCGAGCGCATCAGGACGTAGACAGTGTCCCGGCAGACGCCGAGAAGCGTTGCAGCCTCAGCCGGTCGAACGCTCTTCCTCTCCGTCACGCGCTTGCTCCTTCCTCGCTATCGGACGGCTGAGCCGAAGTTGCCGAAACGTCGGGCGGATTGGCGGCGGCGCGTCTGGCGGCGTCAAGCTGGACGCGCCATTGGATGCGTTCGGAGATGGCACGCAGCACCCGGTGCCCGAGCGGCGGCACGTCCGGATCAGTGGGCTTGGCGAGTTCCCAAGCGTGCCGCACCGTGTCGGAGCCGGCCGGGGCGGTGTCGGCGTCGGTGGTGACGCCGAGCAGCGCCTTGACCCAGTCGCGGCGGTCGGCGCGGTGGTCGGTGAGGGTCTTGCCGGACCACTGCCGGGAGATCAGGACGCGCCGGCCGCCGATGCCGAGGGTGTCGCGCTTGTGGACCTTGTTCTTGCAGTTGCCCGGCCGCAGCCCGGGTCGCGCCTTCTTGGGCTGGACGCCGTAGAGCAGCCAGTTCGCGCACCGATCCGAACAGGGCGTGTGCCGCAGCTCGGACCACAGGCGTTCCAGGTGCGCCCGCTGCCGGCCGGTGGTCACCTGGTGGCAGTCGGCGGCCTGCTTGGTCAGGTACTTGGTGATGTAGCCGACGCACCGATCCGCGTCCTTGGAGCCGGCGAGGACGCCCTTGGCGTCGACCTGGACGCCGAAGCGGACGACGTGCACGGGTTGGGCGTCGGGGTCAGCGTCAACCAGGTCCAGGGCGTCATCCCACGACGGCAGCAGCCGGCCCGATTCGGGGTCGGTGTAGCCGGCGGCGTCGGCGTCCCATTGCGGCGCCCGCCCGGGTTCGTAGACCCGCTGCTCGACCGAGGGCCACCACACCTGGTGGTACGTGGCGGCGGCCACCTGCCGCACGAGGGCGCGCGGGATGGTGCCCCGGATGGCGAAGTGCGCGTGAGGAGCCAACCGGCGCTGAGGCTCTACAGCTCCGCCGTACTGAACGTTCCAGCCGACCGCGCGGCGCAGGTTCTGCCAGAACCGGTCGAGAAGCCGCGGGAAGTGGACCGCGTCCCAGGCTGCTCGCCGGTAGTCGTAGGCGTCGGGGTCGACGGGCGTGCCGTCGGAGTGGACGCGGCCGTAGGAGCCGAGGGTGAGGGTGAGGAACATCGAGGGCCGGAACACCTGCCCGCCGTTGCCCTCGAAGGTCCGGCCCACGGTCCGGTTCTCGACGGGGAGGCGGGGCAGGTCCGGGGCGTCCTGCCGCCGTTTGGTGGAGCGCACCCGCCGCTTGCCGTCGCCGTCCTCCTGGTCCTCGCCGCCGTGCGGCGGAGC
Protein-coding sequences here:
- a CDS encoding DUF3566 domain-containing protein is translated as MTETQAKSGNKGTSANAVDEESANGGTSATGRAAVGRATVPGDAPAPKFTRAPGMAPPPDKPGEDSGSSEETEIAPAVEATSAANPPAAADRTPSATQPIKVGAGQAAAKSTTANGTQPRAGTTGTQARVSSAKAQQDAPRPGGGRPANGGGLPPGVGASAVGAARVGDAVRAARTSVTSAASRGPRRARLNLKRIDPWSVMKFAFAVSVVLFIVVVVATSVLYLALDAMGVFKSVNDSLTDLVNAGGGESTSGFRITAKGVILSSALIGLVNVVLFTALATLGAFVYNVCADLVGGIELTLAERD
- a CDS encoding replication initiator, producing the protein MTVTPLPGLAPAPVVEPRPGSRAARILMPRSVDVVKDLAADYGVCTRPVSLRRTDLDTGQAEVIDMPCGATQEAKCPACAKRARRLRQQQIREGWHRDDEPDPGPEPATDAQRGLIVARAHLEFARDEAARASQWDQVADLDDAIAELEGQITTEGLRGRPAPPHGGEDQEDGDGKRRVRSTKRRQDAPDLPRLPVENRTVGRTFEGNGGQVFRPSMFLTLTLGSYGRVHSDGTPVDPDAYDYRRAAWDAVHFPRLLDRFWQNLRRAVGWNVQYGGAVEPQRRLAPHAHFAIRGTIPRALVRQVAAATYHQVWWPSVEQRVYEPGRAPQWDADAAGYTDPESGRLLPSWDDALDLVDADPDAQPVHVVRFGVQVDAKGVLAGSKDADRCVGYITKYLTKQAADCHQVTTGRQRAHLERLWSELRHTPCSDRCANWLLYGVQPKKARPGLRPGNCKNKVHKRDTLGIGGRRVLISRQWSGKTLTDHRADRRDWVKALLGVTTDADTAPAGSDTVRHAWELAKPTDPDVPPLGHRVLRAISERIQWRVQLDAARRAAANPPDVSATSAQPSDSEEGASA
- a CDS encoding DLW-39 family protein, which produces MFKKLLFLVGIVGVAAVVARKVKASNDERALWHEATTAPDLR
- the gyrA gene encoding intein-containing DNA gyrase subunit A; the protein is MTDLPESTPNEPETPETPAAVVAQHDRIEPVGLEVEMQRSYLDYAMSVIVGRALPDVRDGLKPVHRKILYAMFDSGYRPDRGYVKCSRVVGDVMGQFHPHGDSAIYDALVRMAQPWSLRYPLVDGNGNFGSPGNDPAAAMRYCITADVRIRTAEGSVRVGDVVPGAAPSSETDVELKVRDRNGDLVRASKFFHSGEHPTLRLRTREGYELTGTHNHPVLCLVDVAGVPTLLWKLLAEISPGDRVVLQRTVPDEIGYPMLEHVEAAVLAGALVSEGWISDQWVEFANADQEFFTRVVAAFDLAVGGKRWFGEENLPSGKTLYRVRASIRQLASTALGELVGARSAAKFVPEFVWRGPAAVKRAFLQALFEGDGSSSLLPRHTIQVSYSTRSERLAREVQQLLLEFGVVSKQCRYDDGETKVVVTNRRDARIFAAHVGFLGRKQAKLESELAEVPATSRALAGDFVPFVGDFLREHGATRWTERDWLRRHNVDRIERWERDRDEIAARITEPGILDVVEPLVDGRFYYAEVTEITDAGVQPVYSIRVDTDDHSFVSDGFVSHNTECKLDPLAMEMLRDIDEDTVDLQDNYDGRAKEPTILPSRIPNLLINGSEGIAVGMATKIPPHNLREIGAAVQWCLENPEVDEATTLEALLEIVKGPDFPTHGLIVGQQAIQDAYRTGRGSIRMRAVVEVEEDKRGRPALVVSELPYQVNPDNLAERIAELIKEGKLAGIADIRDESSGRTGMRIVLVLKRDAVAKVVLNNLYKHTQLQETFGANMLALVDGVPRTLNLAQFIRYYVEHQIEVIRRRTAFRLRKAEERAHILRGLSKALDALDEVIALIRRSPTVEDARQGLIRLLEIDEIQATAILDMQLRRLAALERQRILDDLAKLELEIADLKDILAKPERQRQIVSEELGEIVAKWGDERRTKIVPFDGEVSMEDLIAREDVVVTITRTGYAKRTKVDLYRSQRRGGKGVSGATLRQDDIVSHFFVCSTHDWILFFTNKGRVYRAKAYELPEASRVAKGQHVANLLAFQPDEQIAQIIEIPNYQVAPYLVLATKNGLVKKTRLEEFDSNRSGGVIAINLRDEDELVGAVLVGPEEDLLLVSKNAQAIRFNATDEALRPMGRATSGVIGMRFSEEDELLAVEVVREGLDVLVATNGGYAKRTPIEEYPVQGRGGKGVLTAKITERRGGLVGAVVIDPDDELFAITSNGGVIRTPVKPVRRTRDRNTMGVKLMDLPDGVTIVAIARNADEPDEQD
- a CDS encoding helix-turn-helix domain-containing protein; its protein translation is MTERKSVRPAEAATLLGVCRDTVYVLMRSGRLRSIKAGRARLIPLAAIDEFLSADEEFAA
- a CDS encoding tyrosine-type recombinase/integrase, with protein sequence MTGRRRRAHGEGSVYEQRPGVWAAVVDLGWIDGKRKRKYVYAKSEAEAVRKRDELRRQLQLGVDLTAQPRTLEAWLNEWLRDVKAHDGTRPSTLTRYRLAVSKHLVPGLGRVKLDRLTPRDVQRFLTGLRGKLAPASIIKVHAVLRVALADAERMDLVPRNVAKAAKPPALGRTERRALTPEEAKTLLSALTGDRLESLFVLALATGLRRAELLGLRWSDVDLPGKALFVRQTLQRTDRGLEFVPPKTHRSSRPLPLSSLAVRALESQRVRQAKERLAAGELWSDLGLVFASTIGTAMEPRNVNRRFDQLRAAAGLDWLHLHDLRHAFATFLLDQGEELRTVMELLGHSTIRMTADTYGHVLPARARQAASAIDRVLGEEGTA